In Flavobacterium praedii, the DNA window AGCACAACGTGATGGTGTAATGAAATCGTTTAGAGGAAGACAAATCCAAATGCTTGTAGCGACTGATGTTGCTGCACGTGGAATTGACGTTGACAATATTACTCACGTAGTAAATTACCAACTTCCTGACGAAATCGAAACCTACAATCACCGTTCTGGTCGTACAGGTCGTGCAGGTAAATTAGGAACTTCTATCGTAATCGTTACAAAAAGCGAATTGCGTAAAATTTCTTCTATCGAAAGAATTATCAAACAAAAATTCGAAGAAAAAACAATCCCTTCTGGAATTGAAATCTGCGAAATCCAATTATTACACTTAGCTACTAAGATTAAGGATACCGAAGTGGATCACGAAATCGACAACTACCTTCCAGCAATCAATAATGTTCTTGAAGATTTATCTAAAGAAGAATTGATTAAGAAAATGGTATCAGTTGAATTTAATCGTTTTATCAACTATTACAAGAAAAATAGAGACATCTCTAATCAATCTTCTGGTTCTGAAAGACGTGATCGTGACGATAGAGATGGCGCTCCAAGAGAAAACAATAATGGTGGTGCTACAAGATACTTTGTAAACATTGGTTCTAGAGACAATTTTGACTGGATGTCATTAAAAGATTACTTGAAAGAAACATTAGACTTAGGTCGTGATGACGTTTTCAAAGTAGACGTAAAAGAAGGTTTCTCTTTCTTTAACACGGATCCTGAACACACCGATAAAGTAATGGAAATATTGAACAACGTACAACTAGAAGGACGTCGTATCAATGTTGAAATTTCTAAAAACGATGGTGGCGGAAGACGTGACCATAACGGAAGAAGCTCTGGTGGTGGATTCGGTGGTGGAAGAAGTTCTGCTCCAAGAAGAGAAGGAAGTTTTGCTCCAAGAAGAGAAGGATCAGGCGGATTTAGAAGCGACAGAGGTACTGCTCCTAGAGAAGGTGGTTTCAGATCTGAAAGAAGTTCAGCTCCAAGAAGAGAAGGTGGTTTTTCATCAGACAGAACTCCTAGAGAAGGTTCGTCTGACAGAGCACCAAGACGCTCTGAAAGCTTTGGTGATGCACCAAGACCAAGAAGACCAAGAAGAGACTAAAGAAAATAGAGGTTAGAGGTTAGAGGCAAGAAGTGAGAAGTGAGAAATAAGATTTAAATCGTATTTTTCTAATTTCTAACTTCTATTTTCTGACCTCTAATTTTTT includes these proteins:
- a CDS encoding DEAD/DEAH box helicase; the encoded protein is MNKFEQLGLSESLLKAILDLGFENPTEVQEKAIPLLLEKDTDLVALAQTGTGKTAAFGFPVIQKIDANNRNTQALILSPTRELCLQITNELKNYSKYEKGINVVAVYGGASITEQARDIKRGAQIIVATPGRMQDMINRGLVNISQINYCILDEADEMLNMGFYEDIVNILSTTPDEKSTWLFSATMPAEVARIGKQFMTDPIEITVGTKNSGSATVSHEFYLVNARDRYEALKRLADCNPDIFSVVFCRTKRDTQAVAEKLIEDGYSAAALHGDLSQAQRDGVMKSFRGRQIQMLVATDVAARGIDVDNITHVVNYQLPDEIETYNHRSGRTGRAGKLGTSIVIVTKSELRKISSIERIIKQKFEEKTIPSGIEICEIQLLHLATKIKDTEVDHEIDNYLPAINNVLEDLSKEELIKKMVSVEFNRFINYYKKNRDISNQSSGSERRDRDDRDGAPRENNNGGATRYFVNIGSRDNFDWMSLKDYLKETLDLGRDDVFKVDVKEGFSFFNTDPEHTDKVMEILNNVQLEGRRINVEISKNDGGGRRDHNGRSSGGGFGGGRSSAPRREGSFAPRREGSGGFRSDRGTAPREGGFRSERSSAPRREGGFSSDRTPREGSSDRAPRRSESFGDAPRPRRPRRD